The Listeria monocytogenes genome window below encodes:
- the cysS gene encoding cysteine--tRNA ligase: protein MSIQIFNTLKREKEPFKPLKDGEVKMYVCGPTVYNYIHIGNARPIIVFDTVRRYFTYRGYDVKFVSNFTDVDDKLIRAANELKLTVPEVADRFIGAYFDDVDQLNVAKATVNPRVTENMDEIIQLISTLIEKGYAYESAGDVYFRTKKFKDYGKLSGQELSELQHGARVEYNERKQDELDFTLWKAAKPGEIFWESPFGNGRPGWHIECSALAKKYLGDTIDIHAGGQDLVFPHHEDEIAQSEAATGKTFANYWMHNAFLNIDGEKMSKSLGNFITLHDVLKDNDPNVIRFFMLSVHYRKPITLNDAILEDAKNGLERLMIAYQNIDHRIQTDDGEYVEESHEDEWLEQLTELKQAFEDDMDDDFNTANAITTFHELAKRANIYLAKETVSINVLREFLSMMRLFAEVLGLKLENTQTDSLDDSEVEALIEERLQARNERNFARADEIRDILKEKNIILEDTAQGTRFRRG from the coding sequence TTGTCGATACAAATTTTTAATACGTTAAAACGAGAGAAAGAGCCTTTTAAACCACTCAAAGATGGCGAAGTGAAAATGTATGTTTGCGGACCGACTGTATATAACTACATTCATATCGGAAATGCGCGTCCAATTATTGTTTTTGATACGGTTCGACGTTATTTTACGTATCGTGGCTATGATGTGAAATTCGTGTCTAACTTTACGGATGTGGATGATAAATTAATTCGTGCGGCTAATGAACTTAAATTGACAGTTCCAGAAGTGGCGGATCGCTTTATAGGCGCTTATTTTGATGATGTCGATCAACTGAATGTGGCGAAAGCGACTGTGAATCCACGTGTAACGGAGAATATGGATGAAATCATTCAATTGATAAGCACCCTGATCGAAAAAGGCTATGCGTATGAGTCGGCTGGCGATGTCTATTTCCGGACGAAAAAATTCAAAGATTACGGGAAACTATCTGGCCAAGAATTATCGGAATTGCAACACGGGGCTCGGGTTGAATATAATGAGCGTAAACAAGATGAACTTGATTTCACGCTTTGGAAAGCGGCTAAACCGGGTGAAATTTTCTGGGAAAGTCCGTTTGGTAATGGGCGCCCGGGTTGGCATATTGAATGCTCGGCGCTTGCAAAAAAATATTTGGGTGACACAATTGATATTCATGCAGGAGGGCAAGATTTAGTATTTCCTCACCATGAGGATGAAATTGCTCAATCAGAAGCAGCAACAGGGAAAACGTTCGCGAACTACTGGATGCACAATGCCTTTTTAAATATTGATGGGGAAAAAATGTCCAAATCGCTTGGGAATTTTATTACGTTGCATGATGTGTTAAAAGACAATGACCCGAATGTGATTCGTTTCTTCATGTTATCTGTACATTATCGGAAGCCAATTACGCTGAATGATGCGATTTTAGAAGATGCGAAAAATGGTTTGGAACGGTTAATGATTGCATACCAAAATATTGATCACCGGATTCAAACGGATGATGGCGAATATGTGGAAGAATCGCATGAGGACGAGTGGTTAGAACAACTAACTGAATTAAAACAAGCTTTTGAAGATGATATGGATGATGATTTCAATACCGCAAATGCTATTACAACTTTCCATGAACTGGCAAAACGTGCCAATATTTATTTGGCGAAAGAAACTGTTTCTATCAACGTTCTGCGCGAATTCTTAAGTATGATGCGTTTGTTTGCGGAAGTACTAGGCTTAAAACTAGAGAATACGCAAACTGATTCGCTGGATGATAGCGAAGTGGAAGCGTTAATCGAAGAACGTCTACAAGCGCGAAATGAGCGTAATTTTGCTCGCGCTGATGAAATTCGAGACATTTTAAAAGAAAAAAATATTATTTTGGAAGACACTGCGCAAGGCACGCGGTTTAGACGGGGGTAA
- a CDS encoding Mini-ribonuclease 3 — translation MAEVKEYKQLNGLALAYMGDAVYEKFIREYLLAAGKTKPNQLHKTATKFVSAKGQAVALKAMIAEGFLTEEEDRIAKRGRNAKSYTVPKNTDPGTYSMSTSFEAVLGYLYLAGEMDRLQKWMEKALEIVEKGVENN, via the coding sequence ATGGCAGAAGTGAAAGAATATAAACAACTGAATGGTCTCGCGCTTGCTTACATGGGTGACGCAGTGTACGAAAAATTTATCCGTGAATATTTACTTGCTGCTGGAAAGACAAAACCAAATCAATTGCACAAAACAGCGACAAAATTCGTTTCTGCAAAAGGGCAAGCTGTGGCGCTGAAAGCTATGATTGCGGAAGGATTTTTGACGGAAGAAGAAGATAGAATTGCTAAGCGTGGGCGTAACGCTAAGTCATATACAGTGCCAAAAAATACAGATCCTGGAACTTACAGTATGTCCACATCTTTTGAAGCAGTACTAGGCTATCTATACTTAGCTGGTGAAATGGATCGTTTGCAAAAATGGATGGAGAAGGCGCTTGAAATAGTAGAAAAAGGAGTGGAAAACAACTAA
- the rlmB gene encoding 23S rRNA (guanosine(2251)-2'-O)-methyltransferase RlmB, producing the protein MEQENEQEWIGGRNPVLEVLRSDRDIHKIYVQEGSQKGVLKQVLTLAKERKIQVQFVPKQKIEKVVSGAHQGVAAQVAAYQYAELDDLFAAAEAKDEMPFFIILDELEDPHNLGSIMRTADSVGAHGIIIPKRRSVGLTQTVAKASTGAMEYVPVVRVTNMVRTMEELQKRGLWIFGTDAKGSSDYRTMDVDMPLAIVIGSEGFGMSRLVREKCDFLVHLPMRGKVTSLNASVAASLLLYEVYRKRFPLEK; encoded by the coding sequence ATGGAACAAGAAAACGAACAAGAGTGGATTGGCGGGAGAAATCCTGTTCTTGAAGTATTACGATCTGATAGAGATATTCATAAAATATATGTGCAAGAAGGTTCACAAAAAGGCGTGTTAAAACAAGTATTAACATTAGCGAAAGAACGAAAAATTCAAGTTCAATTTGTGCCTAAACAAAAGATTGAAAAAGTAGTAAGTGGGGCTCATCAAGGTGTTGCAGCTCAAGTGGCGGCTTATCAATATGCGGAGTTAGACGATTTATTCGCTGCAGCTGAAGCAAAAGATGAAATGCCATTTTTCATTATTTTGGATGAATTAGAAGATCCACACAACTTAGGCTCAATTATGCGTACAGCGGATTCTGTTGGCGCACATGGGATTATTATTCCGAAACGTCGCTCTGTAGGTTTGACGCAAACTGTAGCCAAAGCAAGTACTGGAGCGATGGAGTATGTTCCGGTGGTTCGCGTAACGAATATGGTGCGGACAATGGAAGAACTACAAAAACGTGGGCTCTGGATTTTTGGAACAGATGCGAAAGGAAGTAGCGATTACCGGACGATGGATGTAGATATGCCGCTTGCTATTGTTATTGGTAGTGAAGGATTTGGCATGAGCCGTTTAGTTCGTGAAAAATGTGATTTCCTTGTCCATTTACCAATGCGTGGAAAAGTTACTTCACTTAATGCGTCAGTTGCAGCTAGTTTGTTACTTTATGAAGTTTATCGGAAACGTTTCCCTCTGGAGAAATAA
- a CDS encoding NYN domain-containing protein codes for MEQILLVDGYNVIGAWPELSFLKDRDLEAARDKLVEWMAEYQSYTGYRVVVVFDAQFVRGVKRKSKKYQVEVVFTHEDETADEYIEQKAIEWKNARTQIMVATSDYTEQWAIFGQGALRISSRELLFEIQEMSKQIGQKIKRIQEEMPKSNLNLDSDVISQLEKWRRGEK; via the coding sequence ATGGAACAAATTCTGCTTGTTGACGGGTATAATGTGATTGGTGCTTGGCCAGAACTTAGTTTCTTAAAAGATCGTGATTTGGAAGCAGCGAGAGATAAACTTGTAGAATGGATGGCGGAATATCAAAGTTATACGGGATATCGGGTGGTGGTCGTTTTTGATGCGCAGTTTGTCCGAGGTGTGAAGCGTAAAAGTAAGAAGTATCAGGTAGAAGTTGTTTTTACGCATGAGGATGAAACGGCAGATGAGTATATCGAACAAAAAGCGATTGAATGGAAAAACGCGCGGACGCAAATTATGGTAGCAACATCTGACTATACAGAACAGTGGGCTATTTTTGGACAAGGTGCACTACGAATTTCATCGCGGGAGTTACTTTTTGAAATTCAAGAAATGAGTAAACAAATCGGACAGAAAATCAAGCGAATTCAGGAAGAAATGCCAAAATCAAACCTTAATCTGGATTCTGATGTCATTTCACAGCTCGAAAAGTGGAGAAGAGGCGAGAAGTAA
- a CDS encoding RNA polymerase sporulation sigma factor SigH, whose amino-acid sequence MNNSVNQEELAMLELARSGDTEALEYFFSKYQSVIYWKSTQYFLQGAERDDLIQEAMIGLFKAIRDYDKTKEASFRSFAEMCINRQLLSAVKRASRQKNIPLNNSVSLDTPMAEDDVDWTLLDVISEKAAETPEDFLIKNEDLIHVARQLEQVTSEFEKEVLKQYLEGKSYQEMALYFNKKEKAIDNALQRVKKKMMKQLE is encoded by the coding sequence GTGAATAATTCAGTGAATCAAGAAGAACTTGCGATGCTCGAACTAGCAAGAAGCGGTGATACAGAAGCATTAGAATATTTTTTCAGTAAGTATCAATCGGTTATTTACTGGAAATCAACTCAATATTTTCTGCAAGGTGCAGAGCGTGACGATTTAATTCAAGAAGCGATGATTGGCCTTTTCAAAGCAATTCGAGATTACGATAAAACAAAAGAAGCTTCTTTTCGATCTTTTGCAGAAATGTGTATTAACAGACAACTTCTTTCGGCCGTGAAACGGGCATCTAGGCAGAAGAATATTCCGCTTAATAATTCTGTTTCACTAGACACACCAATGGCTGAGGACGATGTAGACTGGACTTTATTAGATGTCATTTCCGAAAAAGCGGCCGAAACGCCAGAAGACTTTTTAATCAAAAATGAAGATTTAATACATGTAGCACGTCAACTAGAACAAGTCACAAGCGAATTTGAAAAAGAAGTATTAAAGCAATATTTAGAAGGCAAGAGCTATCAAGAAATGGCGCTTTACTTCAATAAAAAAGAGAAAGCAATTGATAATGCTCTCCAACGCGTGAAAAAGAAAATGATGAAACAGCTAGAATGA
- the rpmG gene encoding 50S ribosomal protein L33, producing MKKKTSLACSECGSRNYTVNVSGTQKETRLEVKKFCRHCNKHTLHRETK from the coding sequence ATGAAGAAGAAAACATCCCTCGCTTGTTCTGAGTGTGGTTCAAGAAACTATACAGTCAATGTTAGCGGGACGCAGAAAGAAACGCGTTTAGAAGTGAAGAAATTCTGCCGACACTGCAATAAACATACATTACATCGAGAAACAAAATAG
- the secE gene encoding preprotein translocase subunit SecE yields MSAIARFFRNVSSEMHKVTWPTRKELLTYTVTVVITVVLFALFFMLIDFGIEQIIKLIV; encoded by the coding sequence ATGTCTGCAATAGCAAGATTCTTTCGGAATGTTTCATCCGAAATGCACAAAGTTACGTGGCCAACTAGAAAAGAACTTTTAACATACACAGTAACAGTAGTTATTACAGTAGTTTTATTTGCTTTATTCTTTATGTTAATTGATTTTGGTATCGAACAAATTATTAAACTTATCGTGTAG
- the nusG gene encoding transcription termination/antitermination protein NusG: MEKNWYVVHTYSGYENKVKANLEKRVESMGMSDKIFRVIVPEEEETEVKNGKTKTIKRKVFPGYVLVEIVMTDDSWYVVRNTPGVTGFVGSAGSGSKPTPLLPEEADRILKSMGMVEKRAEADFEIGETVMVKEGPFADFSGKVDEMDNDKGKAKVMVNMFGRETPVEVDFNQIEKL; encoded by the coding sequence ATGGAAAAAAATTGGTATGTAGTTCATACTTACTCCGGTTATGAAAATAAAGTCAAAGCAAACTTAGAAAAACGTGTAGAATCAATGGGCATGTCCGATAAAATTTTCCGAGTTATCGTACCGGAAGAAGAAGAAACAGAAGTGAAAAATGGTAAAACAAAAACAATCAAACGCAAAGTTTTCCCTGGTTATGTATTAGTAGAAATCGTTATGACGGATGATTCTTGGTATGTTGTGCGTAATACCCCTGGTGTTACAGGTTTCGTGGGTTCAGCAGGTTCTGGATCAAAACCAACGCCATTACTTCCAGAAGAAGCGGATCGTATTCTTAAAAGCATGGGCATGGTGGAAAAACGTGCGGAAGCTGATTTTGAAATTGGCGAAACTGTTATGGTCAAAGAAGGGCCATTTGCTGACTTCTCCGGTAAAGTGGACGAAATGGACAATGACAAAGGTAAAGCGAAAGTCATGGTTAACATGTTCGGACGTGAAACGCCAGTCGAAGTGGATTTCAACCAAATCGAAAAACTTTAA
- a CDS encoding Imm63 family immunity protein — protein MDKAKRIYLEFKREADFLELDFPLFLGDGPGFGELCMDYSEQDGYMLYGYERGKRNSEFKTTNFEEFKYEVFLHICWYMGMEFELRHRKEDMERSDNILEADTRKVAFEKTLQLLKTVNPAWLDKAAQGYASYLNLWRENKNVYFDKDTMEFKVNL, from the coding sequence ATGGATAAAGCAAAGCGGATTTATCTGGAGTTTAAGCGAGAAGCCGATTTTTTAGAACTCGACTTCCCACTATTTTTGGGCGATGGACCAGGTTTTGGCGAGCTTTGTATGGATTATAGCGAACAAGATGGCTATATGCTATATGGTTACGAACGTGGCAAACGTAATAGTGAATTTAAAACAACAAACTTCGAAGAATTTAAATACGAGGTTTTCTTGCATATTTGTTGGTATATGGGAATGGAGTTTGAATTGCGCCACCGGAAAGAAGATATGGAGCGAAGTGATAATATTTTAGAAGCAGACACCAGAAAAGTCGCTTTTGAAAAAACATTGCAACTACTAAAAACGGTCAATCCGGCGTGGCTAGATAAGGCAGCACAAGGCTACGCGTCGTATTTGAATTTATGGCGTGAAAATAAAAATGTTTATTTCGATAAAGACACAATGGAATTTAAAGTAAATTTATAA
- the rplK gene encoding 50S ribosomal protein L11, which yields MAKKVIKEVKLQIPAGKANPAPPVGPALGQAGVNIMGFCKEFNARTADQAGLIIPVVITVFEDRSFTFITKTPPAAVLLKKAAKVEKGSGEPNKTKVASVTRAQVQEIAETKMPDLNAANVESAMLMVEGTARSMGITIQD from the coding sequence GTGGCAAAAAAAGTGATTAAAGAAGTTAAACTTCAAATTCCAGCAGGTAAAGCAAATCCTGCACCTCCAGTTGGACCTGCATTAGGTCAAGCTGGCGTAAACATCATGGGATTCTGTAAAGAGTTTAATGCTCGCACAGCCGATCAAGCTGGTCTTATTATTCCTGTTGTGATCACTGTATTTGAAGACCGTTCGTTTACGTTCATCACTAAAACTCCACCAGCAGCTGTATTACTTAAAAAAGCAGCTAAAGTGGAAAAAGGATCCGGTGAACCAAACAAAACAAAAGTTGCATCTGTAACTCGCGCTCAAGTACAGGAAATTGCTGAAACAAAAATGCCAGACCTTAACGCTGCAAATGTTGAATCTGCAATGCTAATGGTTGAAGGTACTGCACGTTCTATGGGTATCACTATCCAAGATTAA
- the rplA gene encoding 50S ribosomal protein L1: MAKKGKKYQDALKQIDANKVYTAEEAVELAKKIDFAKFDATVEVAFRLGVDPKKADQQIRGAVVLPNGTGKTQRVLVFAKGEKAKEAEAAGADYVGESEFVEKINQGWFEFDVIVATPDMMGEVGKLGRVLGPKGLMPNPKTGTVTMDVTKAVNEIKAGKVEYRVDKAGNVHAAIGKVSFDAAKLVENFRTVNDVLQKAKPAAAKGTYVKNLSVTTTFGPGIKVDPASL; encoded by the coding sequence ATGGCTAAGAAAGGCAAAAAGTATCAAGATGCTTTAAAACAAATTGATGCAAACAAAGTTTACACTGCAGAAGAAGCAGTAGAACTTGCTAAAAAAATTGACTTCGCTAAATTCGATGCAACTGTTGAAGTAGCATTCCGTCTTGGCGTTGACCCTAAAAAAGCGGACCAACAAATCCGCGGTGCTGTTGTATTACCAAACGGTACTGGTAAAACTCAACGCGTATTAGTATTCGCAAAAGGTGAAAAAGCTAAAGAAGCTGAGGCTGCTGGAGCTGATTACGTTGGTGAATCTGAATTCGTTGAAAAAATCAACCAAGGTTGGTTTGAATTTGACGTTATCGTTGCTACACCTGACATGATGGGTGAAGTTGGTAAATTAGGCCGTGTCCTTGGACCAAAAGGTTTAATGCCAAACCCTAAAACTGGTACAGTAACTATGGACGTAACTAAAGCAGTTAACGAAATTAAAGCTGGTAAAGTAGAATACCGTGTTGATAAAGCTGGTAACGTCCACGCTGCAATCGGTAAAGTATCTTTTGATGCTGCTAAACTAGTAGAAAACTTCCGTACTGTGAATGACGTTCTACAAAAAGCAAAACCTGCTGCTGCGAAAGGTACTTACGTGAAAAATCTTTCCGTAACAACTACTTTCGGACCTGGAATCAAAGTCGACCCAGCAAGCTTATAA
- the rplJ gene encoding 50S ribosomal protein L10 — protein sequence MSKVLEAKQSAVEEIKTKLSASASTVIVDYRGLNVGEITDLRKQLRDAGIEFKVYKNSLTRRAVEANGYEGLEGALTGPNAIAFSNEDVVAPAKILNDFAKDHEALEIKAGVIEGKVASLEEIKALATLPSREGLLSMLCNVLQAPVRGLAIATKAVADQKEGQEA from the coding sequence ATGAGTAAAGTTCTTGAAGCTAAACAAAGTGCAGTTGAAGAAATTAAAACAAAATTATCAGCTAGTGCGTCTACAGTAATTGTTGATTACCGCGGCTTAAACGTTGGCGAAATCACTGACTTACGTAAACAATTGCGTGATGCTGGTATTGAGTTTAAAGTTTATAAAAACTCACTAACTCGCCGTGCTGTTGAAGCTAACGGTTACGAAGGTTTAGAAGGAGCTCTAACTGGTCCTAACGCAATCGCATTCAGTAATGAAGACGTAGTTGCGCCTGCGAAAATCCTTAACGATTTCGCTAAAGATCATGAAGCACTAGAAATCAAAGCCGGTGTTATTGAAGGTAAAGTTGCTTCTCTTGAAGAAATTAAAGCACTTGCAACACTTCCATCACGCGAAGGATTGCTATCTATGCTTTGCAACGTACTTCAAGCTCCAGTTCGCGGTCTTGCTATCGCTACTAAAGCTGTTGCTGACCAAAAAGAAGGACAAGAAGCATAA
- the rplL gene encoding 50S ribosomal protein L7/L12: MALNIEEIIASVKEASVLELNDLVKAIEEEFGVTAAAPVAVAAAGGGAAEQTEFTVELASAGDSKIKVIKVVREITGLGLKEAKELVDNAPKALKEGVAKDEAEEIKAKLEEVGANVEVK; the protein is encoded by the coding sequence ATGGCTTTAAACATTGAAGAAATCATTGCTTCCGTAAAAGAAGCATCTGTATTAGAACTTAACGATTTAGTAAAAGCAATCGAAGAAGAATTTGGCGTAACTGCTGCTGCTCCTGTAGCTGTAGCTGCTGCTGGTGGCGGTGCTGCTGAGCAAACTGAATTCACTGTAGAACTAGCTTCTGCTGGAGATTCTAAAATCAAAGTAATCAAAGTGGTTCGTGAAATCACTGGTCTTGGCTTAAAAGAAGCTAAAGAATTAGTTGACAACGCTCCTAAAGCTCTTAAAGAAGGCGTTGCTAAAGACGAAGCTGAAGAAATCAAAGCTAAACTTGAAGAAGTTGGCGCTAACGTAGAAGTTAAGTAA
- a CDS encoding BlaI/MecI/CopY family transcriptional regulator, whose product MAIKSISKSELEVMKIIWDFGRAVQYADVAGKLEEKNYSWKKNTILTFLTRLVEKNLLSVKKVGRKNEYYAIVSENEYLERQTETFVEDIYEGDVKGLITNLVQNDLISPDELEDLQQFWKRMKSPNE is encoded by the coding sequence ATGGCAATTAAATCTATATCAAAATCTGAATTAGAAGTAATGAAGATTATATGGGATTTTGGAAGAGCGGTTCAGTATGCTGATGTTGCTGGAAAGCTAGAAGAGAAAAATTACTCGTGGAAGAAAAACACTATACTAACTTTTTTAACGCGCTTAGTTGAGAAAAATTTACTGAGTGTGAAGAAAGTTGGTCGCAAAAACGAATATTATGCGATTGTAAGTGAAAACGAGTATTTAGAACGACAAACGGAAACCTTTGTAGAAGATATTTATGAAGGGGATGTAAAAGGGTTAATTACAAACTTAGTACAAAATGATTTAATTTCACCAGACGAACTAGAAGATTTACAACAATTTTGGAAAAGGATGAAATCACCTAATGAATGA
- a CDS encoding M56 family metallopeptidase, translated as MNELLKIFLSMALTSVILIPLVWILQRIFNRYLSKGKIYYSWLIVFFFLTIPFAYLFFRFAKDSEFMWRNKTEFDGVTSIVMDRSGIVLQHDFKTVFWMTVLDYLWVAWLVIFLLSFIYRIASYRNFKKYVFSGARRVDNLEQLDLLAETMEKLNIKRPVELMINPLISSPIFLGLKKNVIVIPDETFLNVELHYIFMHELVHCKHKDMYYVWMVQFFTCVYWFNPLMYLMNKWIQMDRELACDEAVLATLPKSKYIGYGDTLLSSLVKSGNYKESYVAVSLHENTKALKERLTFIANYEAPSKKHNVLFLIFIIVLCGVGVLFSAFQADMFILEKKKGITIERRK; from the coding sequence ATGAATGAACTGCTTAAGATTTTCTTATCAATGGCTTTAACATCGGTTATATTAATACCGCTAGTCTGGATATTACAAAGAATATTCAATCGTTATTTGAGTAAAGGGAAAATTTATTACTCATGGCTGATTGTTTTTTTCTTTTTAACCATTCCTTTTGCCTATCTTTTCTTTAGGTTTGCAAAAGATAGTGAGTTTATGTGGAGAAATAAAACGGAATTTGATGGGGTTACTTCCATTGTAATGGATCGAAGTGGGATTGTATTACAACATGATTTTAAAACTGTTTTTTGGATGACGGTACTGGATTATTTATGGGTAGCTTGGCTCGTGATATTTTTACTTAGTTTTATTTACCGGATAGCCTCGTATCGTAATTTCAAAAAATATGTGTTTTCTGGCGCACGAAGAGTAGATAATTTGGAACAGCTCGATTTATTGGCGGAAACTATGGAGAAATTGAATATTAAGCGACCGGTAGAGTTGATGATAAATCCACTTATTTCTTCACCGATTTTTCTTGGACTAAAAAAGAATGTAATAGTTATACCAGATGAAACTTTTTTGAATGTGGAATTGCATTATATTTTTATGCATGAGCTAGTTCATTGTAAACATAAAGATATGTATTATGTTTGGATGGTCCAATTTTTCACTTGTGTCTATTGGTTTAATCCGTTGATGTACCTGATGAATAAATGGATTCAAATGGATCGTGAATTAGCGTGTGATGAAGCTGTGTTAGCTACATTGCCTAAAAGTAAATATATTGGTTATGGTGATACGTTGCTTTCGTCACTTGTTAAATCAGGAAATTATAAGGAATCTTATGTAGCCGTATCGCTTCATGAAAATACGAAAGCTTTAAAAGAAAGGCTTACATTTATCGCGAACTATGAAGCGCCAAGTAAAAAACACAATGTATTGTTCTTGATCTTCATTATTGTATTATGTGGTGTAGGCGTTTTATTTAGTGCTTTTCAAGCGGATATGTTTATACTAGAAAAGAAGAAAGGCATTACAATTGAACGAAGAAAATAA
- a CDS encoding DUF1266 domain-containing protein: protein MFGRKKVSIPEEYLQFNHFSADKERLLCIGAFTTEYKHNVETKLDGSNKMLKLYYPKNQAAKVMKYWLPMFGINDSYSAIEVITNWTKANDYSGMIAANTTNKVIRIVTKASQKQGQDENSLVAAANKVKTYGAFDLDRLGYIVRVCYSLDLINEEQAWGFLEELWNAAVMHFDDWDEYCVSYLNGEEGLDTNWYSDGVKAYVALRKDAASLLNKYQLKN from the coding sequence ATGTTTGGTCGAAAAAAGGTTTCTATACCAGAGGAATATCTGCAATTTAATCATTTTTCAGCAGATAAAGAGAGATTGCTTTGTATTGGAGCTTTTACTACAGAGTATAAACATAACGTAGAAACAAAATTAGATGGTTCGAATAAAATGTTGAAGCTATATTATCCGAAGAATCAAGCTGCAAAAGTCATGAAATATTGGTTGCCGATGTTTGGGATTAATGACAGCTATTCTGCTATCGAAGTAATCACTAACTGGACTAAAGCGAATGATTATTCAGGAATGATTGCTGCGAATACAACAAATAAAGTTATTCGAATTGTTACTAAAGCTTCTCAAAAACAAGGGCAAGATGAAAATTCACTTGTAGCAGCAGCTAACAAAGTGAAAACGTATGGCGCATTTGATTTAGATAGATTAGGTTATATTGTGCGCGTCTGCTATTCTTTAGACTTGATTAACGAGGAGCAAGCATGGGGCTTCCTTGAAGAATTATGGAACGCTGCTGTAATGCATTTTGATGACTGGGATGAGTACTGCGTTAGTTATTTGAACGGAGAAGAAGGTTTGGATACAAATTGGTACAGCGATGGTGTTAAGGCCTATGTGGCATTACGAAAAGACGCAGCTAGTTTGTTAAATAAATATCAACTGAAAAACTAA
- a CDS encoding YehR family lipoprotein: MKKFLSILSILVLALLVTACGSDSSKKKSEKKEEKMETVTYVADISGAKLEATFSHVGDNLRKVDQKMVYPYAALGIENVTKLDDGMKKQLEEQVASQYAAYKDSKGASLETKFTDEALELTMSVDLYKADKDSVASLLGGTTDPKNVSLKETVKQFEAQGFKKKES; the protein is encoded by the coding sequence ATGAAAAAGTTTTTAAGTATTTTAAGTATTTTAGTTTTAGCTTTACTTGTAACAGCTTGTGGAAGTGATTCAAGTAAAAAGAAAAGTGAGAAAAAAGAAGAAAAAATGGAGACAGTAACATATGTAGCGGACATTAGTGGCGCTAAGTTAGAAGCAACATTTTCTCATGTTGGTGATAATTTAAGAAAAGTAGATCAAAAAATGGTTTATCCATATGCTGCTCTTGGGATTGAAAATGTCACCAAATTAGATGACGGTATGAAGAAACAATTGGAAGAGCAAGTTGCTTCCCAATACGCTGCATATAAAGATAGTAAAGGAGCTTCACTAGAAACGAAATTTACTGATGAAGCGCTAGAATTAACAATGTCTGTTGATTTATATAAAGCAGATAAGGATTCAGTTGCTTCTCTACTTGGCGGAACAACAGATCCTAAAAATGTTAGTCTAAAAGAAACGGTAAAACAATTCGAAGCTCAAGGGTTCAAGAAGAAAGAATCTTAA